The proteins below come from a single uncultured Sunxiuqinia sp. genomic window:
- the hemA gene encoding glutamyl-tRNA reductase encodes MIGVVGLSHKSAPVSIREKFALTKEEYTDLSQTILKDKNIDELVIISTCNRTELYFTAEECCSPGAFHILFHFLKAHIQEEDAIESHFYKYETQNAVSHLFHVISGLESMVLGEYQIVSQVKEAINHAEEIGSAGKILTRLFYKALETGKQVRTKTALSSGAFSVSYAAVEKCNRIFEQLPDKKILLIGAGETGELVIKNLAKKGCQNIIVSNRTMSKAEELAGRFGGSALNFKELQTGIREADIVVSSITCKKPLITPAMLSAENTNKQTVFIDLGVPRNIDPKVTDIENIALYNVDDLKEVVAQNMEKKKTYILTAEKIIKKKAHEYADWLSIQNLSPAIQNIIMGVHEINTSELEIFRKFHNEEEFQNMEKYGKHIAEKLVKSMIKNLKTISDNGRKTEYIKVINDLFSPTHE; translated from the coding sequence ATGATTGGAGTAGTAGGCTTAAGTCATAAATCGGCACCTGTAAGTATTCGTGAGAAATTTGCTCTTACGAAGGAAGAGTATACCGATTTATCGCAAACGATATTGAAAGATAAAAATATTGATGAACTGGTCATCATCTCAACTTGCAACCGAACAGAGTTGTATTTTACCGCCGAAGAATGTTGCTCTCCAGGAGCTTTTCATATCTTATTTCATTTCCTGAAAGCACATATTCAGGAAGAAGATGCCATTGAATCTCATTTTTACAAATACGAAACTCAAAATGCCGTTTCGCATTTATTCCATGTAATTTCCGGATTGGAATCAATGGTGTTGGGCGAATATCAAATTGTTTCGCAAGTAAAAGAAGCCATTAACCATGCTGAAGAAATTGGTTCTGCTGGCAAGATATTGACCCGGCTATTTTATAAAGCGCTGGAAACGGGAAAACAAGTACGCACAAAAACGGCACTTAGCAGCGGAGCATTCTCAGTAAGTTACGCAGCGGTAGAAAAATGCAACAGAATTTTCGAACAACTACCCGATAAGAAGATATTATTAATTGGTGCTGGAGAAACCGGAGAACTCGTTATAAAAAACCTGGCTAAAAAGGGATGTCAAAATATTATTGTCTCAAACCGGACAATGTCAAAAGCAGAAGAACTTGCCGGACGTTTTGGAGGAAGTGCGCTAAATTTCAAAGAGCTCCAGACAGGTATTCGCGAGGCAGACATCGTTGTCAGTTCAATTACCTGTAAAAAGCCGCTAATTACACCTGCTATGCTTAGCGCGGAAAATACCAATAAACAAACCGTTTTTATTGACCTTGGTGTGCCGCGCAACATCGATCCCAAAGTAACCGACATTGAAAACATTGCTCTATATAATGTGGATGACCTAAAGGAAGTGGTTGCTCAAAACATGGAGAAAAAGAAAACCTACATTTTAACTGCCGAGAAAATTATTAAGAAAAAAGCCCATGAATATGCCGATTGGTTAAGCATTCAAAATTTATCACCAGCCATTCAAAATATCATTATGGGTGTACACGAGATCAATACATCAGAACTAGAAATCTTCAGGAAATTTCATAATGAAGAAGAATTCCAGAACATGGAAAAATACGGTAAACATATCGCTGAGAAACTGGTGAAATCGATGATTAAAAACCTAAAAACCATCAGCGATAATGGCCGAAAAACTGAATATATAAAAGTAATAAACGATCTTTTCTCCCCTACTCATGAGTAA
- a CDS encoding pirin family protein, whose protein sequence is MKTIKKIHQPESDPIQDLTTDRVIPTRSIRYLDPFLFLNHHGPQEYPENNSGLPFGPHPHRGMETVTFIVDGDIAHFDSSGQKSVIKSGGVQWMTAGRGLIHSEVSSEQFKQKGGPLEILQLWVNLPAKDKMCDPFYKGVQKEQIPKIDLNDGQVTLNLVSGDWGGVKGPFQSGIGVQLSTIDFNPNSKLELTIPKTKNVFFYLIRGKMEVNGQLVEAKRLVEFVNDGSIIKVEALEQSMLLLGYALPICEPVVSDGPFVMNTQEEIVEAYEDYKNGKFGSWSH, encoded by the coding sequence ATGAAAACAATAAAGAAAATACATCAACCGGAGAGTGACCCAATTCAGGATTTAACAACGGATCGAGTGATTCCAACTCGGTCTATCCGTTATCTTGATCCATTTTTATTTTTGAATCATCATGGGCCGCAAGAATATCCGGAAAACAATAGTGGTCTTCCGTTTGGTCCCCATCCACACCGTGGTATGGAAACAGTAACTTTTATAGTGGACGGAGATATTGCTCATTTTGATAGCAGTGGACAGAAAAGCGTCATTAAATCGGGCGGTGTTCAATGGATGACGGCAGGGAGAGGTTTGATTCATTCTGAAGTTTCCTCTGAGCAGTTTAAACAAAAAGGTGGACCTTTGGAGATCTTGCAGCTTTGGGTTAATCTGCCCGCAAAAGATAAGATGTGTGATCCCTTTTACAAAGGTGTTCAAAAAGAACAGATTCCGAAAATTGATTTAAATGATGGACAAGTAACATTAAATCTTGTTTCAGGTGATTGGGGAGGCGTTAAGGGACCTTTTCAATCAGGAATTGGCGTTCAGTTGTCAACTATTGACTTTAACCCAAATTCAAAATTGGAATTGACAATACCCAAAACAAAAAATGTTTTTTTCTATCTTATTCGTGGAAAAATGGAGGTTAATGGTCAGTTGGTTGAAGCAAAGCGTTTGGTCGAATTTGTTAATGATGGATCGATCATTAAAGTTGAAGCACTTGAACAAAGCATGTTATTACTGGGATATGCGTTGCCGATATGCGAACCGGTTGTTTCTGATGGTCCTTTTGTTATGAATACCCAAGAGGAAATTGTCGAGGCTTACGAAGATTATAAAAATGGTAAGTTTGGTAGTTGGAGCCACTAG